Below is a window of Lujinxingia vulgaris DNA.
GGTGGGTCTTCCCCTGGGTCGACCTGGAGACCGCGCCCGGCGCATCGAAGAAGGCGAAGCCAACCTCGCGCTCAGCGAGCGCCAGGCCGAGCTTGCTGATCTGGGTGCCATCCGGGGCGCGCTGATGCTCTACCGGGAGGCTGCCACCCGGGCGGCCCGGCTGGCGCTGGCCGAAAAACGCCTGGAGCTCAGCCGCCGCTTAAGTGAGGTGGCCGCCGCCCGCGCCGAGTCAGGAGAGTCCGGTGCGTTGGAGGCCGAGCTGGCCGCCTTAAGATATGAGCGCGAAGCTGCAGAGGTCGCTCGCCAGCGCGCTCGCCAGGGCCGACTGGAGCGCCGTCTGGCCACGGTGCTCGGACTCGAAACAATCCCGGAAGATGGCGCGAACACTGAAGCTGTGGCTCGCGCCACTCTCCCCACTGCCGCTGAACTTGAGCGTGTGCAAGAAGCGCTTCAGCGCTCGGAGACCATCTCCCCCCGCGCCGCCGAGCTTCGAGCCCGCGCTGAGGCCCTGCGCGCCCAGGCCCGCGCGCAACGCGCCGAGCGCTGGCCCTCCCTCAACCTCAACCTGGGCGCCGAGCGCGAAGGCAGCGAGGCGCTGGCCGCCCACCTGGGCCTGGGCTTTGCCTTTGGCTCCGGCGCCGAGCGCCGCGCCTTAAGCGACGCGCTCCAGGCCGCGGCCGAACGCGCCGAAACCCTGGCGCAGGCCGAACAGGCCCGCGCCGAAGCGCGCACCCGGGCCACCGCCGACCTGCTCGCCAGGCTCCGCGAACACCACCGGCACTGGGAAGACGAGCTCCTCCCCCGCCACCTCGCCATGCGCGAGCGCTACCTGGCCGCCTACGAAGCCGGTGCGCTGCCCTTAAACGAAATCCTCACCCTGGAGCGTGAGCTCAGCGAGGCCGAAGACGCCCAGGCCGCGCTCGTGGCCGACCTGCTCTCGGCCACCACCGAGGCCCTCGAACTTCTAAACTTTCATCATCCCGACGCCCCCGGCGCCGAGGAGGTTATATGCGAACGCTGATTTTTTTGATCATGGTCACTGCGCTGCTGATTTCGGGCGGCTGTGAGTCTTCGGAAACTTCTGAAACTTCCAAAAACTCCGAAACGTCCGAGTCCACGGAACACGCCCACGAATCGCACGATCATGGCGAAGCCGCGGCCAACCCTCGGACAGCCGATCCCCACGACTGGTGCGGCGGACACGACATCCCCGAGTCCATGTGCACCAAATGCAACCCCGAGCTCATCGAAAAATTCAAAGCCGAGGGCGACTGGTGCGCCGAACACGGGTTTCCTGAGTCGGCATGTCCCCAATGCAACCCCATCGCCCCGCCCGGTAGCAACGCGTCCGCTGGCGAGACCCGCGTCGGCGACCCCCACGACTGGTGCGGCGGACACGACATCCCCGAGTCCATGTGCACCAAATGCAATCCCGAACTCATCGAAAAGTTCAAAGCCGAGGGCGACTGGTGTGAGGCGCACGGGTTTCCCGAGTCGGCATGTCCCCAATGCAACCCCATCGCTCCGCCTTCCACCACGAGCGCCGGCCACGACCACGGCCACGGCGGCGGCGCGCAAAGCGGCGCCCACCTCGCCACGGCCCAACCCGGGGACTGGTGCGCCGGGCATAACATCCCCGAGTCCAAATGCACCAAATGCAACCCCGAGCTGGCCGAGGGTTTTCAGGCCGAGGGGGACTGGTGCGCGGAGCACGGCTTCCCTGAGTCGGCCTGCCCCTACTGCAACCCGGTCGCCCCTCCCACCGCCGGCGTGGTCCTGCACACCGCCGACCACGAAGACCTGGCCGGGCTCATCACCGCCCCGGCGCTCGCCAGCCAACGCAGCGAAGGCCTGAGCGCCCCGGCGACCTTTACCTTTAACGCCGACCGCGTCGCCGAGGTGCGCACGCTTCAGCCGGGCATCGTGCGCGAGATTCTCGTGCAGCCTGGCGAGCGTGTGGATGCCGGCCAGGCCCTCATCAAGGTGGAGAGCGCCCAGGCCAGCGACCAGCAGGCCGAGCTCGTGGCCGCACGCCAGGCGCTGCGCACCGCCGAGTCGCATCTGGAGCGCCAGCAGTCTCTGCGCGAGCAGGGCATCAACGGCCAGCGCGACGTGGAGCTCGCCAGGAGCGAGGCCGAGCGCGCCCGGGCGCGTGTGCGCACCGCCGAGGCCGCGCTGCGCTTAAGCGGTTCGGTCGATGCCCGCGGCCAGATCACCCTTCGCTCGCCAATCGACGGGGAGGTGGTCGAGCGAGACGTCATCGCCGGGAGCTATGCGTCGGCGGAGATGGCGCTGATGACCATCGCCGACCGGAGCGCGATGTGGGCCGAGGTCTTTGTGCCCGCCGCGCAGAGCCGCGCGCTGGCGCTGGGCCAGCGCGTGCGCTTGAGCCCCGAGCAGGCGCCCGAGATGGAGGTCACCGGCCAGGTGGCCCAGATCGACAGCCGCGTCGACCCGGCCACCGGCACCCTGCGCGTGCGCCTGGAGCTCGACCCCACCGATCTTCCCCTGCGCGACGGCCAGCTGGCCCGCGCCACCATCGAGACCGGTCAACCCACACGCGCGCTGCGCATCCCCCGCGAGGCCGTACAACGCTTCAACGACCAGCGCATCGTCTTTGTGCGCGAGCGCCAGGGTGTTTACCAGACCCGCAAGGTCGACATCGTGGCGTCCGAGCGCGACACCCTCTGGGTCGCCGGCGAACTCAACCCCGAGGAGCCGGTGATCACGACCGGCGCCTTCGTACTACTGACGGAGCTTCGCGCCGACGATATCGGCGTGGGCTGCACCCACTAAGGAGCGGCCTATGCTGAAAAAACTCATCGACCTCTGCCTCACCCACCGCCCGGTGGTGCTCTTGCTCACGCTCATCGCCGTGGCCTTCGGGTCGCTGGCGCTGCGCGATCTTCCCTTCGACGCCTTCCCCGAGACCGCCCCGGCCGTTGTCAGCGTCAACACCAACGCCGGCGGCCTCTCCGCCGAAGAAGTCGAGCTCCAGGTCACGCGCCCCCTGGAGCAGGCCGTCGGCGGCATGCCCGGGCTTGTACACGTGCGCTCCACCTCGCGCTTTGGATTCTCGCAGGTCACGGCCCTCTTTAACGAAGACGCAGACCTTTTGGAGAGCCGCCAGCTGGTGGCCGAACGCGTCGCCGCCGTCGAGCTCCCCGCCCACGTCGAGCGCCCCGCCCTGGGGCCGATTTCCAGTGGCCTTGGCGAGGTCTTTCAGTATGTGGTGGTAAGCCCTGGGCGTTCGCTAGCGGAGCTGCGCACGCTGCATGAATACAGGGTTCGCCCGCGACTTTTGAGCGTGCCGGGCGTCGCCGAGGTCAACACCTGGGGCGGCAAAGAGCCCCAGATCGAGGTCATTGTCGACCCCCTCACCCTCCAGGCCCGCGGGCTGACCCTCGACGACGTGGAGCAGGTGCTGCGCGACAACCACGTGAGCGTGGGCGGCGGCCTTATCACCGAGTCCTCTGAATCGATGGTGGTTCACGGTCGCGGACGCCTCCGCTCCATCGAAGCCATCGCCAACCTCCCCATCGCGACCGGTTCGAGCAATAGCAGCGGCGCCAACATCCTGCGCCTGGGCGATGTCGCAGACGTGCAGC
It encodes the following:
- a CDS encoding TolC family protein, with protein sequence MHRRLAVFAACALVASAATWPQAARAESPPELRLSSVIDYARCTAPTFHEASLDTEAARGELRAGERLLSEGVELGVSAGPRFLPGSAESPQADIGVEVGLPLGRPGDRARRIEEGEANLALSERQAELADLGAIRGALMLYREAATRAARLALAEKRLELSRRLSEVAAARAESGESGALEAELAALRYEREAAEVARQRARQGRLERRLATVLGLETIPEDGANTEAVARATLPTAAELERVQEALQRSETISPRAAELRARAEALRAQARAQRAERWPSLNLNLGAEREGSEALAAHLGLGFAFGSGAERRALSDALQAAAERAETLAQAEQARAEARTRATADLLARLREHHRHWEDELLPRHLAMRERYLAAYEAGALPLNEILTLERELSEAEDAQAALVADLLSATTEALELLNFHHPDAPGAEEVICER
- a CDS encoding efflux RND transporter periplasmic adaptor subunit; amino-acid sequence: MRTLIFLIMVTALLISGGCESSETSETSKNSETSESTEHAHESHDHGEAAANPRTADPHDWCGGHDIPESMCTKCNPELIEKFKAEGDWCAEHGFPESACPQCNPIAPPGSNASAGETRVGDPHDWCGGHDIPESMCTKCNPELIEKFKAEGDWCEAHGFPESACPQCNPIAPPSTTSAGHDHGHGGGAQSGAHLATAQPGDWCAGHNIPESKCTKCNPELAEGFQAEGDWCAEHGFPESACPYCNPVAPPTAGVVLHTADHEDLAGLITAPALASQRSEGLSAPATFTFNADRVAEVRTLQPGIVREILVQPGERVDAGQALIKVESAQASDQQAELVAARQALRTAESHLERQQSLREQGINGQRDVELARSEAERARARVRTAEAALRLSGSVDARGQITLRSPIDGEVVERDVIAGSYASAEMALMTIADRSAMWAEVFVPAAQSRALALGQRVRLSPEQAPEMEVTGQVAQIDSRVDPATGTLRVRLELDPTDLPLRDGQLARATIETGQPTRALRIPREAVQRFNDQRIVFVRERQGVYQTRKVDIVASERDTLWVAGELNPEEPVITTGAFVLLTELRADDIGVGCTH